AATATTTTAGATGATGGAACAAAATTAGATATTGCACAGCGCAATGGAATGTCAATTCAGCAAGCTATTTTTTATCTAAGAAATGTTGTAGATGGTAATCAACAAACTGACCTAAACGACCTTAGCAACCGAGTAAGTTCTATTAATTCGAATTTAGACATTCTTCAAAATGGAGGAATATACAAAGCTCGCTTTGATGAAGAAATTGAAGTAAAACCTATTTCTGAAGAAATTAATAATCAATTAGTTTCCTTTCAACGTCTTTGGAAAGAATTTGACAAACGATTTACCAAAATAAGAACAACAAGTCAGTTACATCACGACAGCGTTCTTGTTTACTATATTCCAGAAAGTAAAAGTAGTTTAATTAATCAACTTCCAGCAGAAGAAAATTTATTTTCTTTGGGAGATTTAGGTGGCTTAGATGGAGGGTTAGATGACTTGGGAGATTTATCACTTTCCTTTGATGATAATACAGCAAATACAGCTCTTTCCATTAATTATAGAAAAATGGAATATCAGTTTGACAATGTTTTGAATGGAAATATTGCTCCAGATGTAAATTTCATTATCCGTAATGCTGAAAAACTTATTTTACTCAACAAAAATTTAGAAAACTCTCTCTCTACTCGTTTATATTACGATCAAATTCGTTTACGTTATTGGATGGTTGCTCTTTTTTTAATTAATGCTATCGGTATTGGTTTGGGTTATTGGTTTGTTGTCACGACTTCTTTACATCCACTTCTAAAAATTCGTCAGCTTATCAATCGTTTGGCAGCAGGGGATATTTCTCGTACCCTTTTGGCTCGTTCTCATGATGAAGTTGGTAATCTGATTCAAGATTTAAGTCGTTTTTCACAAGGACTAGAGCATATCACAGAATTTGCGACTCAAGTGGGAAAAGGAAATTTTGATGAAGATTTTGAGGTACGAAGCAAAAAAGATACTCTAGGATATGCACTTTTAGAGATGCGAGATGATCTAAAACAAAACGCAGAAGAAGACAAACGTAGAAACTGGGCAAATGAAGGAACAGCAAAATTTTCGGATATTTTGCGCCAACATGCACAAGATATGCAAGCTCTTTCTTATCAACTTATTTCTAATTTAGTTCATTATTTGGAAGCTAATCAAGGTGGAATTTATAGTTTAGAGAAAGAAGGAGATGAAAAGGAGGCAAAAGCACATCTAGTGTTGAAGGCTGCATACGCTTATAACAAACAAAAATTCATACAACAATCTATTCCTATCGAACAAGGACTTTTAGGACAGGCTGTAATGGAAAAAGGACATTTGTATTTTAATCAAATTTCTTCTGATTATATCCGTCTTACTTCTGGATTAGGAGAAGCTACACCAAGTTATTTATTGATTGTTCCTCTGATTTCGAATAATGAAGTACATGGAGTAATTGAAATTGCTTCTTTTCATCCAATTGAAGAATATCAACTTGCCTTTGTTATTAAATTATCTGAAAGCATTGCTGCTACACTTGCTAATGTACGAAGTAATGAACGTACAAAGTTACTCTTAGAAGAATCTCAAATGTATGCTGAACAGATGCGAGCGCAAGAAGAAGAAATGCGTCAGAGCATGGAAGAACTAACAACCACACAAGAAGAATTAGAACGTATTCAAAGAGATTTGAGAGAGCGTTTGGCTAATTATGAAGGGGTTGTCAATAGTACAAAGAGTATGATTTTGGCTCTTGATGAAGAGTATAACATTAAAGTTTTGAACCGTTCGTATGCTGCCATGTTACGAAGATTAAAAGGAACAGAAGTTCCAAATGGCTCAAATATTTTAGAAATACTGACTCAAGAACAGTTAGAATATTGGAAGCCGTATTATGAACGTGCTTTGGGTGGTGAATCATTTACTATGGTTTCGAATATCAAAAATTCTGAATTTGAAGATTTGTATTATGAATTAGAATTTTTCCCTCTCATTGCTACAAGTGGAAAAATTACAGGTTTTGCAATTGTAAATAGAGAAGTAACTTCACTTAATCCTGTTCGATTTACAGAATATGAAGATATTGTTCCAATTGAGTAAAACCCTAATCCCAAACTCGCACTTCAATTCTTCGATTTAGTTCTCGTCCTTCTTTTTCATCATCATTACTAGCTATTGGTCGCTCTTGTCCATAACCGTTTGCTTTTAATCTAGCTTTTTCCACTCCTTTTTCTACCAAAAAATCAATAACACTTTGCGCTCTTTCTTTTGATAAAATAAGATTTTGAGATGCACTTCCAACATTATCTGTATGTCCAATAATTTCTAAGTTCAGTGATGGGTTTTGAATAAGAAACTCAGCCACTTCTTCTATCATTGGATAAGATTCTTGTTTTAAAACAGCATTTCCATTTTCATAATAGATATTTTTCAGGATAATACTTTTACTTTTATCTATACTTGAAATATCAACTAATTTCTGTAATAATTTCTGATTTTCTGATTGATTATCATCCTTATACATATCTTCTTCTTCAACATATAAGTACGCATTGATTACATAGTTTTTAGAATTTCGCTTTGCAAGAAGATAAGGATTTAATGAAATTTGGTCTTGATAAGCTAATCTATTTTGATAGCGAATTTCTATATCAAATACAGTTTCATTATTTGATTTAGTTTGATAATTAGCAGTTATTTGCGCTTCCTCTTTTACTTTGTCTTTCAAATATATTGGAATATTTATTTTATAATTTCCTTCTTCATCCGTTTTAGTTTGAAAGGTTACACTATCTATTGCATAGTTTAGACTTTTAAAAATAATTTCTGCATCTTGAACTGGTTTTTTATCTACTGTTCGTTCTCTAAATTGACCTTTTACTTCTACTGAATCAAAAAAGAAAACTTCATAAATATCATCACCTCCTTGTCCTTTTATTCTGTTTGAAACAAAATAGCCTAACTGATTGCTTTGGTTATTTGAATTATCAATACTAAAATAAAGATCATCAGCAACACTATTTATTGGATAAGGAAGTAATAAAGGATTTATCCATTCATTTGAAACTGTATCAAAATCTGCTTTGAAAACATCAAAACCTCCTGCCGTATTTTCTCTATTCGAACTAAAATAAAGAGTATTGTTTTTATCTAAAAAAGGAGTTACTTCATTTGATTTAGAATTCAATTTTTCTAATAATTCAGGTTTTTCGAAGTCATCTTTTATGTCTTCTCTCCTTGATACAAAAAGTTCATAGTTTCCTTTTGATTTATAGTCTGAAGCAAAAACAAGTATTTTTTTATTTTCTGATAGACAAGCATATTCCTGAACTCCTTTTTCTTCACTCAATGTTTGCGAAAATAATTGAGGTGTCTGCCAAACTCCTTTTTCACGTTTAAGTATTTTTAAATCTCCATTTTGAGAAATAAGAAAAGTTTTGTCACTACTTGTAAGTTCGTATTTCAGAATTTGTAATACACTAAATTGAGAATCCAAAGACTCTGACCTATTCCACTGCTCAATTTCTTCTACTGTTCCATCTTTTTCTATTTTGGCGTTATAGAGTGTAAATATTTGGGTCTCATAACGATCAGTAATTTTTTCTTTAAAAGTAAGACGATTACTACTATAAATAAGATTATCAGAAAAAGGAATTTTACTCACTCCAAAATCATGAAAAGGCGAATTGACATGTTGTCCCATATTTCGGACAAGATAATTTTTTGGTCTTTGATATAGTTCTAATGCTGTTTTGAGGTGAGAAAGTAATCTATCATACGTTTCTATTCTACTTTTTGGATTTTGTTCAGCATAAAGTTTTAGCATTTCTAAAGCATCCCCAAACTTTTCATTAAGAAAATAAGCCTCTGCTAACCAATAAAAATAATGTGTATTTTCTTTGAGATGCATTACATTTACATTCTTTAATTCATTTAAAGACTGTTCTTGTAAGTGCAAATGTAATTTGCAGATAGCAGCATAATATTTTGCATCTTGATGTAAAGTATTATTTAATTTTATTTCTTCAAAATAATAGAGAGCACTTCTATATTTGTCATTTTTGAAATCTTCTTTTCCATTCAAAAAAAATTCTTTTTCATTGTAACCAATTTGTGGGAAACAAAACGGAATATGTATTACAAGCAATAAAACTACACCTATTATTTTTTTCATATTTTATCAAAATAATCTACTATTTTTATGGAACACAGATTTTACGAATTATACAGATTTTTTTAATATTATTTTAATAGAAAATAAATATTTTGTTTTTGCTCTGCAATTTTTTCAAAAAACACTAAGTCAATTTTAAATTATAGGTAGTTGTATTTTAATTCTCTGTGTCCTCTGTGAACTCTGTGTTTTAAAAAAAGTGGTTTACAGTAAAATAATCTACAAAAACAACAAAGAAGAATCTCCATAACTCAAAAAACGATAGTTATTATCAAGTGCAGTTTGATAAATTTTCTCCCAGTCTTTTCCTATAAAAGCAGCTACCAATAAAATAAGTGTCGTTTCGGGCATATGAAAATTAGTAACTAGCGCATCACAAACACGAAACGTATAAGAAGGAAGAATAAAAATTTCGGTTTCGCCTGTTAGTTTTTCTTGACTAGAATCATTCATATACTTTAAAATAGCTTCAAAACTTTCTTTTTTAGAAGGTAATTTTATTTCAGAATCATAGCTATAAGGTTCTAATTTTTCTATAAAAAAAGTGGTTTCATTTTTAAGTAAAATTTTTGTTCCATACCAGTACAAACTCTCCAAAGTTCGCATAGATGTAGTTCCAACAGAAGCCACCTTTTCCGAATCAATAATGCTTTTTATATTTTCTTTTGTAACAACAATCTGTTCACAGTGCATTGTATGTGTAGCTACATCGCCAGCATTTTCTTTTTTAACAGGTTGAAAAGTACCTGCTCCTACATGCAAAGTAAGTTCATTTGTTTTTATATTTTTCTTTGCAAGACTTTGAAGGACACTTTCAGTAAAATGCAGTCCTGCTGTTGGTGCTGCTACTGCTCCTGCTGCTTTGCTATAAATAGTTTGGTAAGTAGAAGAATCTTTCTGTTTTGCTTCTCTTTTTATATAAGGAGGCAAAGGCATGACACCTAATTTTTCTACAATATCTACAAAAGGAATTTGAATTTCTTCTGTTGAATTAGGATTATTATTTTTCCATTCTAACTCTATCAAAAGCTCATTTCTATCTGCTATTTTTGCCTGAATTAGAATAGTTTGATTATCAATTTCTAATTCTCTTTCCAAAACTAGTCCATCTTTCCACCTTTTAAGATTGCCTACAACACATTTCCAAGTACATTTTTCTGTACTTAGCATGGCTTCACTAACATCAGCAGTTGGCAAAACAGGATGTAACAAAAATATTTCTATTGTTGCTCCTTTTCCATTTTGTCCTTTTTGAGTAGCCTTTTTTTCAAATAAAAGACGTGCAGGAATCACCTTAGTATTATTAAAATATAAAGTATACTCTTCACTCAAAAAATCAGTAATTTCTGTGAAATGATGATGAGAAATAGTACCCTTTTTATATACTAAAAGTTTTGAACTATCTCGTCTTGCTAAAGGATTTTGGGCAATTCGCTCAGTTGGCAAATGATAGGTATAGTCTTCTAAATTTATCTTTTCCACAGGGCAGTTATCAGTTATCAGTAAAGAGTTATCAGTTAATTTCTACTAACTGCTTTTTTCTAATTTACCGTAATTTTTAATTTCTAATTAATTTAAAACGGAGTTGGTTACGTTAAAAGTCATCTTGACAGTTCTTCCTTCGTCTAAAAAATCAACTTTATCAGCTAGATTTTTTACTAAAAAGATTCCTCTTCCTCCTATGGTCAAAAGGTTTTCTGGTGCAGTTGGATCTGGAAGTGAATCTGGATCAAATCCTTTTCCTTGGTCTTTAATTGTAAAAAACAACTTTTCTTTTCCTACTTCCAAACTCAAATCTACTTCTTTATTTTTATCTTTTCCATTTCCATGAATGATAGCATTATTAACAGCTTCGGTAACAGCAACCATAATATTTCCGTATATATCATCATTTAGGTTAAATTTATCACGAGCATTATCTATAAAACTCTCTACAATACGGATATTTTCTAAAAGGGAAGGGATTTTGATGTGCAAAACTGATTTCATAGTATTTTTTGTGTTGCAATATAAAAGGTAAAAAAGGGAATTAATACTGAAAAAAAAGAGAATAAAATGATTATTTAATCTTGATTCACTCTCAAAAATGAGTCTATTTATAATTTAGTTATAATTATTGCTATTCAAGTAGCATAAAATTTTAGATACAAATCCCAAATATAAGGATTGCTGTAAAAACAAACTTACTTATTATCACTTATTTTTGTTTTTATTCGATATTTATTAAAAAATATAGAACAGACAGAGATATTATTCTAACCCATCTATAACGCAATTACTACTCATAACGTTCTAATTAAATTAATTATCCAAATAATACTATTTTCATTGTGATACAAAAAGCTATTTCCCGTTTCTTTTCTTATGTATTTTTAGCAATAGTTCGGTTCTATCAATATTTTATTTCTCCTATGCTTCCTCCTCGTTGTCGTTACACGCCTACGTGTTCGGTATATATGGTAGAATCTATCAAAAAACATGGAGCATTTAGAGGAGGCTGGAAGGGATTAAAACGGATTGGAAAGTGTCATCCTTGGGGTGGAAGTGGATACGACCCAGTAGATTAGAAATAATATCATTTGTTTTATTCAAACTGACAAAAAGGCATTCTAAATCTTAATTTTAACCTTTTGCCTTATAATCTGTCTTAATTTTATGCTATTTTTTCATTATTTTTATTAGCTTTTCTTAGAAATTGTTAATCAGATTGACAGTAATTAGAATTAGTACGACTTTCGCAATCAAAATAACAAGTTAGACAACTCACTAACTAAAAATCAGAACTAAATCTATACAAAGCAGTTTAGACACAAAATAATATACTGCATTTTAATATAATTAAATTATACAACCATCACTTAAATCAATCAATTTATGAAACGAATAGGATTATTTTTTATCGCCTTACTTTCTGCTATTGTAGGTGGAGGAGTTGCATTAGGCGTTTATTTGAACTTTTTTCTTCCACAAAACCAAGTTAATTTTACAAATACAAACCAACCATTTCTACAGACAGGTTATGGAAATCCAGACCCAGTAAATCCTACTTTTTCGCCTCAAAATATCAATTTTGTGGAAGCAGCCAAAAAAGCTACACCAGCAGTAGTTCACATTCAAACCTTTGGAAATCCTGCTTTGATGAGTAATCGTCAGCAAAACTCAATGGAAGACTTATTTAGAGATTTTTTTGGACAGCAATTGCCTGATAGAAATCAAAATCAAAATGAAGTTAGAATGGGTTCAGGTTCAGGAGTTATTATCGAAGAAGGTGGTTATATCGTAACTAATAATCATGTTGTAGAAAATGCTACACGTATTGATGTAATTATGAATAATCAGAAAAGTTATACGGCAGAACTTATTGGAACAGATCCAAGTACAGATTTGGCAGTTTTAAAAATTGATGCTGATGAAGATTTGAAACCAATGACTTTTGGTAATTCAGATGCCTTACAAGTCGGAGAGTGGGTACTTGCAGTTGGAAATCCATTTGACCTTACTTCTACTGTAACAGCAGGAATTGTGAGTGCAAAAGCTAGAAACATTAATATCTTGCGTCGTAAAGATGGTTTAGGTGTTGAGGCTTTTATACAAACTGATGCAGCCGTAAACCCAGGTAATAGTGGTGGTGCATTAGTAAACTCAAATGGAGAATTAGTAGGAATAAATACAGCTATTGCTTCTACCACAGGTTCTTTTGCAGGATATTCATTTGCTGTTCCTATCGGAATTGTTCAGAAAGTATACACAGATTTGAAAAAACACGGAATTGTTCAGCGTGGACTTCTAGGTGTTCAGATTAGAGATGTAACAGCAGACCTTTCTAAAGAATTAAATTTATCAGTTGTTCGTGGAATTTATGTTGCTGGCGTAACAGAAAAAAGTGGAGCAATAGAAGCAGGATTAGAAAGAGGTGATGTAATTATTGAAGTAGATGGCGTACAAGTAAACACTTCGGCACAGCTTCAAGAACGCATTGCACGTAAACGTCCAGGAGATAAAGTAAAAGTAGTTTATCTTAGAAATGGAAACGAGCGAAATACAAATGTAGAACTCAAAAATAGCTTGGGAACAACCGACCTTATAACTAATGAAGCTGGAAAGATGATGAAAATTGAATCTTTAGGAATAGAAATTCAAAATATCTCTCCAGAAATGGCTACAAAAATTGGTACAACAGGTGTAAAAATAGCTTCTATTAAAGCAGGAAAGTTTAAAGAAGCTCAAGTTCCTGAAGGTTTTGTTATTACGCACATTGATAAAGAAAAAGTAGAAACTTCAGCCGATGTAATCCGACTTTTAGAAGGAAAAAATGGAGGTGTATTAATTGAAGGCTTCCATCCGACAGGTAGAAGAGGATTTTTTGCTATTGCAATGTAAAATCTGAATTTTGTTAGACTTATCTTAAAAACTAAAAAGCCTTACTTCACAAAAAGTAAGGCTTTTTGCGTTTACATGTGTCCGAAATATAACATCAGAGCCTATCCATAAAAACCTGATAATATTTATTCCTCAACAGGTGTCAGCATTTGTGTATTAAAATGCACTGATAATTTAAAAGGCATGACAACTTCACTTTATTCTAACATCAAAATTGTTTGAGTATAACCAAAAATCATTGTATATTATCATCTAAAATATTTCTACTCTAAACTATTTAACTTCATGGAAAAAGAACTTCTCACAAAAATTCAAAATGAACTAGAAGATGACTATGCTCACTTTTACCGACTCACAGATTACCCTCATATTCTGCTTCAAGAATGGAAAGGATTCTGTATGCCACAAGAACTTAAGGAGG
This is a stretch of genomic DNA from Bernardetia sp. MNP-M8. It encodes these proteins:
- a CDS encoding OmpA family protein codes for the protein MKKIIGVVLLLVIHIPFCFPQIGYNEKEFFLNGKEDFKNDKYRSALYYFEEIKLNNTLHQDAKYYAAICKLHLHLQEQSLNELKNVNVMHLKENTHYFYWLAEAYFLNEKFGDALEMLKLYAEQNPKSRIETYDRLLSHLKTALELYQRPKNYLVRNMGQHVNSPFHDFGVSKIPFSDNLIYSSNRLTFKEKITDRYETQIFTLYNAKIEKDGTVEEIEQWNRSESLDSQFSVLQILKYELTSSDKTFLISQNGDLKILKREKGVWQTPQLFSQTLSEEKGVQEYACLSENKKILVFASDYKSKGNYELFVSRREDIKDDFEKPELLEKLNSKSNEVTPFLDKNNTLYFSSNRENTAGGFDVFKADFDTVSNEWINPLLLPYPINSVADDLYFSIDNSNNQSNQLGYFVSNRIKGQGGDDIYEVFFFDSVEVKGQFRERTVDKKPVQDAEIIFKSLNYAIDSVTFQTKTDEEGNYKINIPIYLKDKVKEEAQITANYQTKSNNETVFDIEIRYQNRLAYQDQISLNPYLLAKRNSKNYVINAYLYVEEEDMYKDDNQSENQKLLQKLVDISSIDKSKSIILKNIYYENGNAVLKQESYPMIEEVAEFLIQNPSLNLEIIGHTDNVGSASQNLILSKERAQSVIDFLVEKGVEKARLKANGYGQERPIASNDDEKEGRELNRRIEVRVWD
- the yidD gene encoding membrane protein insertion efficiency factor YidD — its product is MQKAISRFFSYVFLAIVRFYQYFISPMLPPRCRYTPTCSVYMVESIKKHGAFRGGWKGLKRIGKCHPWGGSGYDPVD
- a CDS encoding GAF domain-containing protein, whose amino-acid sequence is MNIKHLKISQKLAILFSGLFVMLLLHYFLVFKLDNNILDDGTKLDIAQRNGMSIQQAIFYLRNVVDGNQQTDLNDLSNRVSSINSNLDILQNGGIYKARFDEEIEVKPISEEINNQLVSFQRLWKEFDKRFTKIRTTSQLHHDSVLVYYIPESKSSLINQLPAEENLFSLGDLGGLDGGLDDLGDLSLSFDDNTANTALSINYRKMEYQFDNVLNGNIAPDVNFIIRNAEKLILLNKNLENSLSTRLYYDQIRLRYWMVALFLINAIGIGLGYWFVVTTSLHPLLKIRQLINRLAAGDISRTLLARSHDEVGNLIQDLSRFSQGLEHITEFATQVGKGNFDEDFEVRSKKDTLGYALLEMRDDLKQNAEEDKRRNWANEGTAKFSDILRQHAQDMQALSYQLISNLVHYLEANQGGIYSLEKEGDEKEAKAHLVLKAAYAYNKQKFIQQSIPIEQGLLGQAVMEKGHLYFNQISSDYIRLTSGLGEATPSYLLIVPLISNNEVHGVIEIASFHPIEEYQLAFVIKLSESIAATLANVRSNERTKLLLEESQMYAEQMRAQEEEMRQSMEELTTTQEELERIQRDLRERLANYEGVVNSTKSMILALDEEYNIKVLNRSYAAMLRRLKGTEVPNGSNILEILTQEQLEYWKPYYERALGGESFTMVSNIKNSEFEDLYYELEFFPLIATSGKITGFAIVNREVTSLNPVRFTEYEDIVPIE
- a CDS encoding S-adenosylmethionine:tRNA ribosyltransferase-isomerase codes for the protein MEKINLEDYTYHLPTERIAQNPLARRDSSKLLVYKKGTISHHHFTEITDFLSEEYTLYFNNTKVIPARLLFEKKATQKGQNGKGATIEIFLLHPVLPTADVSEAMLSTEKCTWKCVVGNLKRWKDGLVLERELEIDNQTILIQAKIADRNELLIELEWKNNNPNSTEEIQIPFVDIVEKLGVMPLPPYIKREAKQKDSSTYQTIYSKAAGAVAAPTAGLHFTESVLQSLAKKNIKTNELTLHVGAGTFQPVKKENAGDVATHTMHCEQIVVTKENIKSIIDSEKVASVGTTSMRTLESLYWYGTKILLKNETTFFIEKLEPYSYDSEIKLPSKKESFEAILKYMNDSSQEKLTGETEIFILPSYTFRVCDALVTNFHMPETTLILLVAAFIGKDWEKIYQTALDNNYRFLSYGDSSLLFL
- a CDS encoding Do family serine endopeptidase, translating into MKRIGLFFIALLSAIVGGGVALGVYLNFFLPQNQVNFTNTNQPFLQTGYGNPDPVNPTFSPQNINFVEAAKKATPAVVHIQTFGNPALMSNRQQNSMEDLFRDFFGQQLPDRNQNQNEVRMGSGSGVIIEEGGYIVTNNHVVENATRIDVIMNNQKSYTAELIGTDPSTDLAVLKIDADEDLKPMTFGNSDALQVGEWVLAVGNPFDLTSTVTAGIVSAKARNINILRRKDGLGVEAFIQTDAAVNPGNSGGALVNSNGELVGINTAIASTTGSFAGYSFAVPIGIVQKVYTDLKKHGIVQRGLLGVQIRDVTADLSKELNLSVVRGIYVAGVTEKSGAIEAGLERGDVIIEVDGVQVNTSAQLQERIARKRPGDKVKVVYLRNGNERNTNVELKNSLGTTDLITNEAGKMMKIESLGIEIQNISPEMATKIGTTGVKIASIKAGKFKEAQVPEGFVITHIDKEKVETSADVIRLLEGKNGGVLIEGFHPTGRRGFFAIAM
- a CDS encoding ATP-binding protein; this encodes MKSVLHIKIPSLLENIRIVESFIDNARDKFNLNDDIYGNIMVAVTEAVNNAIIHGNGKDKNKEVDLSLEVGKEKLFFTIKDQGKGFDPDSLPDPTAPENLLTIGGRGIFLVKNLADKVDFLDEGRTVKMTFNVTNSVLN